One Fusarium poae strain DAOMC 252244 chromosome 4, whole genome shotgun sequence DNA window includes the following coding sequences:
- a CDS encoding hypothetical protein (TransMembrane:4 (i12-38o73-96i134-155o489-510i)), with the protein MSSAKSSRSQRLQMLGTASLPALLIGGLILILVGVNAFSSSPSSELNPRSPGEFGEPSVTGQRIFRIGREWSIQTWIAIAGIAFGLLSFGFTETYIHMFDAWCSRQAQHDNGLDYARYLNSQARAPVRYGLRGYPAFITLRYIITAMGIAVSIGYKFAFVTPEVKVNENLSLDVIDYLPHRMSMTTHNSSSSDLEPWISDGPLWLESRSFLHSNKPSILFMSPSFYENTRLPPTTVTMVGHGSCRHGITLKSAFSPTDSGTLYTRELALAATGSAAKGTFTMKEDKGDWQRIEVPNSRFFNPPQNAIIEYRVPEFAVLQVQWAKAPDNSSGTWEVPVVQRFQYTINGNMALVRRRIVDQNCIHLTGPGLNYFSYNTGTLENAILKRGIVRKEEIGRDYFNITKKMPEYSIWLEPLVKTQDATLVTAISAVVRVVMTVYKMDMGPTMDIEEGDMPFGEEGDPFSEVYPGTKAPFYVGTRAGKYSGCHTNAAVVFILLGCFAISVAIFRVWLGPPVLTSWMGQHVYLARTEAISLSGDVLSLASGYEVAKQDLGRLRLSTQKGEESGAMLEHDNSTDSERQSTKERGEEAGEVNGVRLPSEYQDN; encoded by the coding sequence ATGTCTTCAGCCAAGTCCTCTCGGTCTCAACGCCTTCAGATGCTTGGGACTGCCTCGCTACCAGCGCTTCTCATCGGCGggctcatcctcatcctagTTGGTGTCAATGCTTTTTCGAGCTCTCCTTCTTCAGAGTTGAACCCTCGTTCGCCAGGTGAGTTTGGTGAGCCGAGTGTCACGGGCCAACGTATCTTTAGGATTGGTCGTGAATGGAGTATCCAAACCTGGATCGCCATTGCGGGCATTGCTTTTGGATTGTTGTCGTTCGGCTTCACAGaaacatacatacatatgtTCGACGCTTGGTGTAGCCGACAAGCTCAGCATGATAACGGCCTTGACTATGCCCGATATCTCAATTCTCAGGCCCGGGCACCAGTACGTTACGGCCTCAGAGGGTATCCGGCCTTTATCACTCTGAGATACATCATTACTGCCATGGGCATCGCTGTATCAATTGGCTACAAATTCGCTTTCGTTACCCCGGAAGTTAAGGTCAATGAAAACCTCAGCCTAGATGTAATCGACTATCTGCCTCATCGGATGTCAATGACAACACATaactcctcctcctctgatCTGGAGCCTTGGATCTCCGACGGTCCACTCTGGCTCGAAAGTCGCTCGTTCCTTCATTCTAATAAGCCTTCGATTCTGTTTATGAGCCCAAGCTTCTACGAGAATACAAGACTTCCACCCACCACGGTGACGATGGTTGGCCATGGGAGTTGTAGGCATGGCATTACTCTCAAATCTGCTTTCAGCCCGACGGATAGTGGGACTCTATATACCCGAGAGTTGGCACTGGCTGCTACGGGCTCAGCGGCTAAAGGCACGTTTACCATGAAAGAAGACAAAGGCGACTGGCAGAGGATTGAGGTTCCTAACAGCAGATTTTTCAATCCTCCACAAAATGCAATCATCGAATATCGCGTTCCTGAGTTTGCAGTGCTTCAGGTCCAATGGGCAAAGGCACCCGACAATTCTTCAGGAACATGGGAAGTGCCCGTGGTCCAGCGCTTCCAATACACTATCAACGGAAACATGGCTCTAGTCAGAAGACGTATAGTAGACCAAAACTGCATACACCTCACTGGCCCTGGCTTGAATTACTTTTCTTACAATACAGGCACTCTAGAGAACGCTATCCTAAAAAGAGGGATCGTAAGAAAAGAGGAAATAGGACGGGATTATTTTAATATCACCAAGAAGATGCCTGAGTACAGTATTTGGCTGGAGCCTCTAGTAAAGACTCAAGATGCTACGCTTGTCACTGCCATTAGTGCAGTCGTCAGAGTGGTCATGACCGTTTACAAGATGGACATGGGACCAACGATGGACATTGAAGAGGGCGATATGCCATTTGGGGAAGAAGGGGACCCTTTTTCAGAGGTATACCCAGGAACAAAGGCTCCATTCTATGTGGGAACGCGAGCGGGCAAGTACTCGGGATGTCATACCAACGCGGCGGTTGTCTTTATTCTTCTCGGCTGCTTTGCTATCTCGGTTGCGATATTCCGTGTATGGCTCGGTCCACCTGTTTTGACTTCGTGGATGGGCCAACATGTATATCTAGCTCGTACAGAAGCTATTTCTCTGTCTGGGGACGTGTTGAGTTTGGCTTCAGGGTACGAAGTGGCTAAACAGGATCTCGGAAGACTACGGTTGTCAACCCAGAAGGGAGAAGAATCGGGCGCCATGTTGGAACACGACAATAGCACCGACTCAGAAAGACAATCGACAAAGGAACGAGGAGAGGAGGCTGGTGAAGTCAATGGGGTCAGGTTACCCTCAGAGTATCAGGATAATTGA